The Cervus canadensis isolate Bull #8, Minnesota chromosome 9, ASM1932006v1, whole genome shotgun sequence genome contains a region encoding:
- the CUL4A gene encoding cullin-4A, protein MADETPRKGSFSALVGHTNGLTKPASLAAAAVTAKPGGAGGSKKLVIKNFRDRPKLPDNYTQDTWQKLHEAVKAIQSSTSIRYNLEELYQAVENLCSHKVSPTLYQQLRQACEGHVQAQILQFREDSLDSVLFLKKINTCWQDHCRQMIMIRSIFLFLDRTYVLQNSTLPSIWDMGLELFRNHIISDKMVQTKTIDGILLLVERERSGEAVDRSLLRSLLGMLSDLQVYKDSFELKFLEETNCLYAAEGQRLMQEREVPEYLDHVSKRLEEEADRVITYLDHSTQKPLIACVEKQLLGEHLTAILQKGLDHLLDENRVPDLTQMYQLFSRVRGGQQALLQHWSDYIKTFGTTIVINPEKDKDMVQDLLDFKDRVDHVIDVCFQRNERFINLMKESFETFINKRPNKPAELIAKHVDSKLRAGNKEATDEELERMLDKVMILFRFIHGKDVFEAFYKKDLAKRLLVGKSASVDAEKSMLSKLKHECGAAFTSKLEGMFKDMELSKDIMVHFKQYMQNQSDPGSIDLTVNILTMGYWPTYTPMEVHLTPEMIKLQEVFKTFYLGKHSGRKLQWQTTLGHAVLKAEFKEGKKEFQVSLFQTLVLLMFNEGDGFSFEDIKMATGIEDSELRRTLQSLACGKARVLLKSPKGKEVEDGDKFLFNAEFKHKLFRIKINQIQMKETVEEQVSTTERVFQDRQYQIDAAIVRIMKMRKTLGHNLLVSELYNQLKFPVKPGDLKKRIESLIDRDYMERDKDSPNQYHYVA, encoded by the exons ATGGCTGACGAGACCCCCCGGAAGGGCAGCTTCTCGGCGCTCGTCGGACACACCAACGGCCTCACCAAGCCCGCGTCCCTCGCCGCGGCCGCCGTCACCGCCAAGCCCGGCGGCGCCGGCGGCTCCAAGAAGCTCGTGATCAAGAATTTCCGAG ACAGACCTAAATTGCCTGATAACTACACTCAGGACACCTGGCAGAAGCTTCATGAAGCAGTGAAAGCCATACAAAGTAGTACCTCCATCCGCTATAACCTGGAAGAGCTCTATCAG GCTGTTGAAAACCTTTGTTCCCACAAAGTGTCCCCGACGCTCTACCAGCAACTGCGCCAGGCCTGCGAGGGCCATGTCCAAGCACAGATCCTCCAGTTCAGAGA AGACTCACTAGACAGTGTGTTGTTTCTCAAGAAGATTAACACGTGCTGGCAGGATCACTGCAGACAGATG ATCATGATCCGGAGCATCTTCCTGTTCCTGGACCGCACGTACGTGCTCCAGAACTCCACGCTGCCCTCCATCTG GGACATGGGGTTAGAGCTGTTTAGAAACCACATCATCAGTGATAAAATGGTCCAGACGAAAACCATCGACGGCATCCTGCTGCTGGTGGAGCGGGAGCGGAGCGGCGAGGCGGTGGACCGGAGCCTGCTGCGGAGCCTTCTGGGCATGCTGTCCGACCTCCAG GTATATAAAGACTCATTTGAACTGAAATTTTTGGAAGAAACGAATTGTTTATATGCTGCAGAAGGCCAAAGGTTAATGCAAGAAAGAGAG GTTCCAGAGTATCTTGACCATGTGAGTAAGCgcttggaggaggaggcagacCGCGTGATCACATACCTAGATCACAGCACACA gAAACCGCTGATCGCCTGTGTGGAGAAGCAGCTCTTAGGAGAACATTTAACAGCAATTCTGCAGAAAG GGCTGGACCACCTGCTGGACGAGAACCGGGTGCCAGACCTCACGCAGATGTACCAGCTGTTCAGCCGCGTGCGGGGCGGCCAGCAGGCGCTGCTGCAGCACTGGAGCGACTACATCAAG ACTTTCGGGACGACGATTGTCATCAACCCTGAGAAAGACAAGGACATGGTGCAGGACCTGCTGGACTTCAAGGACCGCGTGGACCACGTGATCGACGTGTGCTTCCAGCGGAACGAGAGGTTCATCAACCTGATGAAGGAGTCCTTTGAGACGTTCATCAACAAGAGGCCCAATAAGCCTGCAGAGCTGATCG CAAAGCACGTAGACTCAAAACTGAGAGCAGGGAATAAGGAGGCGACGGACGAGGAGCTGGAGAGGATGCTGGACAAGGTCATGATCCTGTTCCGGTTCATCCACG GTAAAGACGTGTTTGAAGCATTTTACAAAAAAGATTTAGCGAAAAGACTCCTGGTTGGGAAAAGTGCCTCTGTCGACGCTGAGAAATCTATGCTGTCGAAGCTGAAACACG AGTGTGGGGCCGCCTTCACCAGCAAGCTGGAGGGCATGTTCAAGGACATGGAGCTCTCCAAGGACATCATGGTTCATTTCAAGCAG TACATGCAGAATCAGAGTGACCCGGGCTCCATAGACCTGACCGTGAACATACTGACCATGGGCTACTGGCCAACATACACACCCATGGAGGTGCATCTGACCCCAGAG ATGATCAAGCTACAGGAAGTGTTCAAGACATTTTATCTGGGGAAACACAGTGGGCGGAAGCTTCAGTGGCAGACGACGCTGGGCCACGCGGTGCTGAAAGCCGAGTTCAAGGAG GGAAAGAAGGAGTTCCAGGTGTCCCTGTTCCAGACGCTGGTGCTGCTCATGTTCAACGAAGGGGACGGCTTCAGCTTCGAGGACATCAAGATGGCCACTGGCATAGAGGACAGCGAATTGCGGAGGACGCTGCAGTCCCTGGCCTGTGGCAAAGCCCGCGTCCTCCTCAAGAGTCCCAAAGGGAAGGAGGTGGAAGATGGAGACAAGTTCCTCTTCAACGCAGAGTTCAAGCACAAGCTCTTTCGGATAAAGATCAATCAGATTCAGATGAAGGAGACG GTGGAGGAGCAGGTGAGCACCACGGAGCGCGTGTTCCAGGACCGGCAGTACCAGATCGACGCTGCCATTGTCAGGATCATGAAGATGAGGAAGACGCTGGGCCACAACCTGCTCGTTTCTGAGCTGTACAATCAGCTCAAGTTCCCAGTCAAG CCTGGAGATCTGAAGAAGCGGATTGAGTCTCTCATAGACAGGGACTACATGGAGAGGGACAAGGACAGCCCAAACCAGTACCACTACGTGGCCTGA